From one uncultured Methanoregula sp. genomic stretch:
- a CDS encoding DUF3795 domain-containing protein has protein sequence MTKKIETVCGYSCTGCEHHEKECPGCEATKGKPFWTGYVGADSCPVYSCCTTERKLPHCGKCPDLMCERFTRFRDPGMSDEQVTSGLAEMERELRSRK, from the coding sequence ATGACAAAGAAAATCGAAACGGTCTGCGGCTATTCCTGCACCGGGTGCGAGCACCACGAAAAGGAATGCCCGGGATGCGAGGCAACGAAGGGTAAGCCGTTCTGGACCGGGTATGTCGGTGCTGACTCCTGCCCGGTCTATTCCTGTTGTACTACGGAGAGGAAGCTTCCGCATTGCGGGAAATGTCCCGATCTTATGTGCGAGCGCTTCACCCGCTTCAGGGACCCGGGCATGAGCGATGAGCAGGTAACATCAGGACTCGCGGAGATGGAACGGGAGCTGAGGAGCAGGAAGTAA
- a CDS encoding phospholipase D-like domain-containing protein produces the protein MTGPEACTILSATCIFPTCHVLMIPMQKIPAFIILFLVILACLGFLAAESGSNPAIAGIFSRSPKAITPAISSPSPYILFIEPDSGRAPIIDAIDSATRSINLTIYNLNDKKIMAALENASARGIAVRVIYDAGKDPESEVTDRNLPRMQELESHGVLTRPGPAVFAKTHQKTFTIDGKYSLIMTCNLKPDTFSSTRDFIVRTDNLTEVREIGEVFDADWNNRTATYRVPTLVWSPDHARATILSLIEGAHSDITIYNENLEDPLVVENLSQAAKRGVLVRVLIPDPAGGGKKRLKAAENLADSGVAIRQGTSYYMHAKVLIADNGTGSQRAFVGSQNFETQHLDKDRELGLLLVDPAIISGIQATFEEDWSLRSGPIPFSPQ, from the coding sequence ATGACAGGCCCGGAAGCCTGCACGATCCTTTCCGCTACCTGTATATTCCCAACCTGCCATGTTCTCATGATCCCGATGCAGAAGATACCAGCCTTCATCATCCTGTTCCTCGTCATTCTCGCGTGTCTTGGATTCCTTGCGGCCGAATCCGGATCAAACCCCGCGATCGCAGGTATCTTCTCACGCTCTCCCAAGGCGATAACCCCGGCCATATCATCACCGTCCCCGTACATTCTCTTCATCGAACCCGACAGCGGGCGGGCACCCATTATCGATGCCATTGATAGTGCAACCCGGTCGATCAATCTCACGATCTACAACCTGAATGACAAGAAGATCATGGCAGCGCTTGAAAATGCCTCGGCCCGGGGGATCGCGGTCCGGGTCATCTACGATGCAGGCAAGGATCCCGAATCAGAAGTCACCGACCGGAACCTGCCCCGGATGCAGGAACTGGAATCGCATGGTGTCCTCACCCGGCCCGGGCCAGCGGTCTTCGCCAAGACCCACCAGAAGACCTTCACCATCGATGGGAAGTATTCGCTAATCATGACCTGTAACCTGAAACCCGATACTTTCTCCTCGACCCGGGACTTCATCGTGAGAACCGACAATCTCACCGAGGTTCGTGAGATCGGGGAGGTTTTCGATGCCGACTGGAACAACCGGACTGCGACTTATCGAGTCCCGACCCTTGTCTGGAGTCCCGATCATGCCCGGGCAACGATCCTGTCCTTAATCGAAGGAGCACATTCGGACATCACCATTTACAACGAGAATCTTGAGGATCCGCTTGTCGTGGAGAACCTGAGCCAGGCAGCGAAACGGGGAGTGTTGGTCCGGGTTCTCATACCGGATCCTGCCGGGGGTGGGAAGAAACGGCTGAAGGCAGCTGAAAACCTGGCCGACAGCGGGGTTGCAATCCGTCAGGGAACCTCGTATTATATGCACGCAAAAGTGCTCATCGCCGATAACGGCACCGGCTCGCAGCGGGCGTTTGTCGGGTCCCAGAACTTCGAGACCCAGCACCTGGATAAGGACCGGGAACTTGGGCTCCTTCTCGTGGATCCCGCGATCATTTCAGGGATCCAGGCAACGTTTGAAGAAGACTGGAGCCTGCGCTCGGGACCAATCCCGTTCTCCCCGCAATAA